The following are encoded together in the Chaetodon trifascialis isolate fChaTrf1 chromosome 3, fChaTrf1.hap1, whole genome shotgun sequence genome:
- the igsf8 gene encoding immunoglobulin superfamily member 8, translated as MRTMMAPMKTALFVFVYGVLQYAVCRDVLLPPGPLYRVAGFPLSLPCAVSGYEGPRTQDFEWFLYRDDAGGRHMAVVSTRDKGFPYAPFQARVRNGEVRVERDSGDKVRLVIQRLRAEDQGKYECYTPSTDSTYQGNYSASVSVRVIPDTLQISYSRSLTSQPVPEGSELTLACSAGIQSEQLTHLSIMFGKRSIGEGLGSGAGGEVSNVREIISIDKLLGVAPGRLYKKRYDDGEITLEKRNWEAGLGVYVMKMRALQPDDTGSYFCEASQWILDRDRSWQKIAQRTMDIGNLTVQQLAASLSVTSSPKGEVTLQVGSPLILTCEVLGLPSEVSSGLLVQWMRRGSVSSDVAGTGGVEVEVARMSPDGIVSWGDDLSRASGGSMEKVAEGRYSLKLFSARPLDSGVYRCVVSVYAGRRNPGPSTPATLTQKSEGVTVNLKTKDVLVSAVAQLPRGPLLKRGSTVTLICNATVTTTGPAQAQVQWLQWPLPVVKKGQSPASDVTLPDPAVGEKPRLVAALMYDGVAKIYANGSEVSVDRVSAFSYRLRVHAATMDDQGMYACHAEAWGQDPHGGWYNTGAKAESNAVTVYLYARAADLLLIPLVIGVSSALFVGIVIIATVTCCFMRRLARQRAQK; from the exons ATGAGGACCATGATGGCTCCGATGAAAACGGCATTATTCGTGTTTGTGTACGGGG TGCTCCAGTATGCTGTGTGTCGCGATGTATTACTTCCCCCTGGACCCCTGTACCGCGTTGCAGGGTTCCCCCTCTCCCTGCCCTGTGCTGTGTCGGGCTACGAAGGCCCACGGACGCAGGACTTTGAGTGGTTCCTGTACAGGGACGATGCTGGCGGGAGGCACATGGCAGTGGTGTCCACCAGAGACAAGGGCTTCCCCTACGCCCCGTTCCAGGCCCGGGTCAGGAACGGGGAGGTGAGGGTGGAGAGGGACTCAGGGGACAAGGTCCGGCTGGTGATCCAGAGGCTCCGCGCCGAAGACCAGGGGAAGTACGAGTGCTACACACCCAGCACGGACAGCACCTACCAGGGGAACTACAGCGCCTCAGTGTCTGTCAGAG TGATCCCCGACACACTCCAGATCAGCTACTCCCGCTCGCTCACCAGCCAGCCCGTGCCAGAGGGGTCTGAATTAACGCTGGCGTGCTCAGCCGGCATCCAATCAGAGCAGCTCACCCATCTGTCCATCATGTTCGGGAAGCGCAGCATTGGAGAGGGTTTGGGGAGCGGAGCGGGCGGGGAGGTCAGCAACGTTAGAGAGATTATCTCCATCGACAAGCTGCTGGGGGTCGCCCCCGGACGCTTGTACAAGAAGCGGTACGACGACGGAGAGATCACGCTGGAGAAGAGGAACTGGGAGGCCGGGCTGGGCGTGTacgtgatgaagatgagggcgCTGCAGCCGGACGACACCGGCTCGTATTTCTGCGAGGCCTCGCAGTGGATTCTGGACCGCGATCGATCGTGGCAGAAGATCGCACAGAGGACGATGGACATTGGCAACTTGACCGTTCAGCAGCTAG CGGCGTCTCTGAGCGTAACATCCTCGCCCAAAGGGGAGGTGACCCTGCAGGTCGGTTCGCCTCTCATCCTGACCTGTGAGGTGTTGGGGCTGCCGTCTGAAGTGAGCTCGGGCCTGCTGGTTCAGTGGATGAGGAGGGGGTCTGTAAGCAGCGACGTAGCTGGGACCGGAGGAGTCGAG GTGGAGGTGGCCCGGATGAGCCCGGACGGCATCGTCAGCTGGGGGGACGACCTCAGCCGAGCTAGCGGGGGCTCCATGGAGAAAGTGGCTGAGGGGAGGTACTCTCTGAAGCTGTTCTCAGCCCGCCCCTTAGACTCGGGGGTGTATCGGTGTGTGGTGAGTGTGTACGCTGGAAGAAGAAACCCTGGCCCCTCTACTCCTGCGACGCTCACCCAGAAGTCTGAGGGAGTCACTGTCAACCTGAAGACCAAAG ACGTGCTGGTTTCAGCTGTGGCTCAGCTCCCTCGAGGCCCCCTGTTAAAGAGAGGCAGCACCGTCACCCTGATCTGCAACGCCACCGTGACAACCACAGGTCCCGCCCAGGCGCAggtgcagtggctgcagtggCCGCTTCCTGTCGTCAAGAAGGGCCAGAGTCCAGCATCCGATGTTACTCTCCCAGACCCCGCTGTTGGGGAAAAACCCAGACTGGTGGCTGCCCTCATGTACGACGGTGTTGCAAAGATCTACGCCAACGGCAGCGAGGTTAGCGTCGACCGCGTGTCCGCTTTCAGCTACAGACTGAGGGTCCACGCCGCAACAATGGACGATCAGGGCATGTATGCGTGTCATGCCGAGGCGTGGGGGCAGGACCCGCATGGAGGCTGGTACAACACAGGGGCCAAAGCGGAGTCGAACGCAGTGACGGTTTACCTGTACGCCAGAG CCGCTGACCTTCTTCTCATCCCCTTGGTTATCGGAGTCTCCTCCGCATTGTTCGTGGGCATCGTCATCATCGCCACAGTGACCTGTTGCTTCATGAGGCGGCTGGCGAGACAGCGCGCTCAAAAGTAG